Sequence from the Fodinibius salicampi genome:
ACTTTGACACTCTTCAGTCACGTGTTAATCGTATTGAAATCCATACTTCAACTTTATCGGAGTTTTTAAAACGAAATCCCGGTACCTACTCACACTTTGTACTACTCGATCACCAGGATTGGATGATTGGTCAAAATCCCGAACTACTTGCCAGAGAATGGGAATATATTCTCCGAAATGCTGTAGCCGGCACACGAATCCTGTTTCGCTCTGTTGCGCCAGAAGCCGATTTCATTCCCTCTTTCGCCAGAAAAAAACTCAACTTTGCCTGCTCACTTACCGAAAACTTACATTTTCAGGACCGAGTAGGAACTTATGAAAGTACTCATTTAGCTATCGTACAATGAGAAACTCCACTCCATCTCATACCGATTCCAAAATCAAAAACTATTACCGGTTTCATTCCCATATATATGATATAACCCGGTGGAGTTTCCTCTTCGGCCGGACCTCTTTAATCACCATGATTCCGGATCTTCCGCCTCAACCCCGCATTTTAGAAATCGGATGTGGGACCGGCAAAAACATAGAACAGCTGGAGTATCATTTTCCCGATGCTGTTATTGTTGGAATGGATATGTCAACTGAAATGCTCAGAAAAGCCAGGAATCGCCTTCAACCCTCCGAAAATATCCGCCTTGTAAACAATCCGTATGGGAGAGTCTCACTCAATCTGGATCAATTTGATCTCATCCTGCTTTCCTATTCATTAACCATGTTCCAAGCACCGGTTGACGATATTTTTAACCACCTACACCAGGATTTAAAACCGGGCGGATATCTAGCCGTTGTCGATTTTCATACCAGCCGTTTCCCATGGTTTCGGCAATGGATGGAAATAAATCATGTCAATTTTGACGGGCATTTTTTGCCGCTGCTCAAAAAGTATTTTATCCCTTCACAAATTAAAACACATCGTGCCTATTTGGGGTTGTGGACTTACTTCCAATTTATTGGCCGGCAGGTTTATAAACTTTAGCACTGAGAAAAAGAGAGAACTTTCTTATCTTCGCGTTCTATGGAAAAAATAGAAAACCAGATCTCCGAAATAAAAGAAGAACTGCAGGAATCCCCCGAGGATGCGGATTTATTTAATGAACTCGGGATCGGCTATCAAATGCTGGGAGAATATGAGCAGGCGGTTAAAGCCTATCAACAAGCTCTTCAAAAAGATCAGAATCACTTTAAGGCTCATTTTAATCTGGCCAATACTTTTTTTGAGTTGAATAAAATCGATCAGGCGGTTAATCATTATTTGGATGCCCTTGAAATACGTCCCGATTATGTTCCTGCCCTTAATAACCTGGCGGATATATATGAAATCGCCGATGAAGACGAACGAGCCCGAGAACTCTTCGAATATATCACCAAAATCAAGCCTGACGATGCGATGGGCTATTTCAATCTCGCCAATCATCATCTGCGGGCAAATAATACAGTAGAAGCGGGACGCTGTTACAAAAAAGCGATAGAACTGGATCCGGAATTTCATGAGGCATACAATAATATCGGACTGATGCTAAAGCACATCGGTCAATATGAAAAAGCGATTTCGTACTTCGATCAATGCCT
This genomic interval carries:
- a CDS encoding class I SAM-dependent methyltransferase → MRNSTPSHTDSKIKNYYRFHSHIYDITRWSFLFGRTSLITMIPDLPPQPRILEIGCGTGKNIEQLEYHFPDAVIVGMDMSTEMLRKARNRLQPSENIRLVNNPYGRVSLNLDQFDLILLSYSLTMFQAPVDDIFNHLHQDLKPGGYLAVVDFHTSRFPWFRQWMEINHVNFDGHFLPLLKKYFIPSQIKTHRAYLGLWTYFQFIGRQVYKL
- a CDS encoding tetratricopeptide repeat protein — protein: MEKIENQISEIKEELQESPEDADLFNELGIGYQMLGEYEQAVKAYQQALQKDQNHFKAHFNLANTFFELNKIDQAVNHYLDALEIRPDYVPALNNLADIYEIADEDERARELFEYITKIKPDDAMGYFNLANHHLRANNTVEAGRCYKKAIELDPEFHEAYNNIGLMLKHIGQYEKAISYFDQCLEIAPDYEPAQEDLKACQEALKKS